TCTCGATAATGATGGGGGTGAGTCGGATCTAGAGCTTCTACATCATCCGAGCTATCAAGAACGGGGTCGATCGGCAAGAAGTCGTCGCCGTCGTCCTCGAATTGGTGAAGACTCTCCGCGTGAGTTTACACGCAATGAGACTCCAGTGCGCGAAGCCCCACCCAAGCCGAGCCGTTGGGAAGAATCTGGCACACGCCCGAATGGGTTTTCGCCACCTGCTCCGACGCTAGTTCCACGATCGACCGAATACACGCCGGAACCTGTGGCTGATGCGCCTGCTGAAGAAGCGCCGCGTGAAAATCGCTACGAAGATCGGCGAAACAATCGTTCTTCGAGACGCGATCGATTTAACAAAACCCCGGCTGAACCGCCCGAAGTCGTCTATGTCGAAATGACTCCCGACGAGCAGGAAGTCTATGCCTGGATGGGAATTTCACCCCTGATTCTGTCAAGTCAAGAGGTCAAAAATCCGAAATCTGCGATCGTTTCGGTTCTACTTCCCGGAGAAGCGCCTCCTCCTGAAGCGGTTCAAGCCCCAGTTCAAACTGAGGAAGCCGTTACAACGGAAATTCCAGAGGATAAGGAATCTGTGGATCAGCTTGTAGAAGCACCGATTCAAGAAGACGCATCTGAGATTGCAGTAGAGGCAGTAGAGATTGAAGCGGCAGAAGTTGAAGCGCCCGAACCGGAAGCAGCACCCGAACCCGAAGAGGATGCCCCCATCAGACGCAGACGGCGGCGATCGTCGGCAACAGTGACAGAATAACGTGCCGCAGAATCCGACCTTAGAAACGGAGCAGTCTTTGTGGAAGCAAGGACTGCTTCGTGTTGCAGGTGTAGACGAAGCGGGGTTAGGCTGTCTGGCAGGGCCGATCGTTGCGGCTGCCGTTCTCGTCCCGCCTCAGTGCAAAATGCTGGAGGGAGTTCGAGATTCTAAACTGCTCTCTGCATCCGCTCGATCGCGCTTATTTGATCAAATTAAAGCAAGCGCAGTCGGCGTTGGAGTGGGAATCGCAACGGTTCACGAAATTGAGCAAATCAATGTTTTACGGGCATCTTATCTTGCAATGCAACGGGCGCTCTCTCGGATTGCACCTTACGACCATGCGTTAATTGATGGTCGTCCGATTAAGCAAGCTGACCTTGGTTCACACACTGCGATCGTCGATGGCGATGCTATCTGTTACGCGATTGCTTGCGCCTCGATCATTGCAAAAGTGCGGCGCGATCGATTCATGCAGCAATTGGCAAAACGGTTTCCTCAATACGGCTGGGAACGCAACGCAGGCTATGGAACAAAGCAGCATTTAGAAGCGCTCGACCAGTTTGGAGTCACACCGCATCATCGTCGAACTTATGCCCCAGTTCAGCGAACTATTCAGCAGTTAGCGCTTAATTTAGAGGATTAGCCGCGATCGGATGAGTTGGAGTGTTCGTCTCCATCTGCAGCGCCACCCAATTTCGGTAGTCTTCTAGCAACTGGTAGAGCAAGCGCTGCTTAATGGTGGACAAAACGCTCAGCAGCAAACTATTTCCAGCCGTTTCCAGCAGGGGGCGAGGCATAAAGGTAAACGGCGGTGGAAGTTCAACCTCAACGGCTAAGTCTGCTTGTCCCTTTAAATAGGTCAAGCCATGCTGTTGATAAGGAGAAAGCTGCCCGTGCAAGCTGAGTAAAAACTGGTCGTACTCAATTCCGCGCAGTTCGCAGGCAATTGATCGTAAATTAATCGCCGCAGTTTCAGTTGCCCAAATTTGCAGATCAACAACAGGTTGAATCGATAGCGTCATAAAATTTAATGAACGCATTTTCAGCCGATAGATTTCTTCATTCAGTGGCTCAATCTGACTCGATGCCGCCAAGGCATTCACCACTCGCTGAGGCTGCCGGAGATAATTTGTAATATGAATAGGCTGGTCTGGAACAACAATTTCGACACCGAGCGAAGCAGAGAACCGAGTATCCATCAGGGAATGGTTATCCAAAGGAGTTTTCTAATTATGAACTAATTTTAAGAGCCTTTTCAGAAATCCATGTTCATCTTTTGAAATATAAACCTATTTAGTTAGCCGAAAGATTACGGTTTTACAAAACTCAGCAGAATATAGAAATGAATTTGAATTTGGGAAACAGGCGATGACACAGACGATCGCGCATCTAGGGCCGCACGGAACCTATACGGAAGCCGCTGCACTGAAATATTTAACCTGGTTAACTCAAACAAGCAATGAAACTGCGTTTCTTTGTCCCTATCCCAGCATTACACAGGCGTTAGAAGCGGTGGCAAAAGAGCAAGCGCACTTCGCAGTCGTTCCAGTTGAAAATTCGATCGAAGGAAGCGTGACAATGACGCTCGATGCCCTTTGGCGACTCGATACGCTCAAGATTCAACACGCGATCGTGCTGCCCATCAATCATGCTCTCCTCTCGATTGCAGAGCGCCTAGATGAGATTCAAACTGTCTACTCTCATCCCCAAGCTCTAGCCCAATGTCAGAATTGGCTCGATCGCAATCTTCCCAATGTTCAACTCATTGCCGCGAACTCAACCACCGAAGCATTACAGCATTTAGGCGAAGACCAGACGATCGCCGCAATTTCCTCGCAAAGAGCTGCTCAGCTTTATAGCCTGCCGATTCTTGCCTCTCCAATTAATGATCATCCAGAAAATTGCACCCGATTTTTGGTTCTAAGTCTCGATCAATCTCCCGGTGGAAGCCGGACTTCTCTCGCCTTTAGTGTAAGTGCAAACAAACCTGGCGTATTAATGAAACCGCTCCAGATTTTTGCAGAGCGAGGAATTAATTTGAGCCGAATTGAATCGCGTCCGACGAAGCGATCGCTAGGAGATTATGTGTTCTTCGTTGATTTAGAAGCTGATACTCGCCAAGATGCCATTCAAGCTGCACTCGATGAATTGACAACTTGCACAGAAACGCTGAAAGTTTTTGGCAGCTATAGCGTTTTGCCCTCAAGCTAAGCTTCCTGATTCAGAACCGCTACGGGTTCAGGAATGGATAAAGGCTGAAGCGGTTTAAGCTTTGTATCCTCTTCTAGCTTTGCCCCAATTTCTAATGGTGCTTCTTGAGGAGCCGGTAATCCATCAAGAGATTTCGGCATTTGGGGAGAAGATGCAATAGTCGGTTTCACTAGCTGATCGA
This window of the Cyanobacteria bacterium FACHB-DQ100 genome carries:
- a CDS encoding ribonuclease HII, producing MPQNPTLETEQSLWKQGLLRVAGVDEAGLGCLAGPIVAAAVLVPPQCKMLEGVRDSKLLSASARSRLFDQIKASAVGVGVGIATVHEIEQINVLRASYLAMQRALSRIAPYDHALIDGRPIKQADLGSHTAIVDGDAICYAIACASIIAKVRRDRFMQQLAKRFPQYGWERNAGYGTKQHLEALDQFGVTPHHRRTYAPVQRTIQQLALNLED
- a CDS encoding DUF1997 domain-containing protein; translated protein: MDTRFSASLGVEIVVPDQPIHITNYLRQPQRVVNALAASSQIEPLNEEIYRLKMRSLNFMTLSIQPVVDLQIWATETAAINLRSIACELRGIEYDQFLLSLHGQLSPYQQHGLTYLKGQADLAVEVELPPPFTFMPRPLLETAGNSLLLSVLSTIKQRLLYQLLEDYRNWVALQMETNTPTHPIAANPLN
- the pheA gene encoding prephenate dehydratase encodes the protein MTQTIAHLGPHGTYTEAAALKYLTWLTQTSNETAFLCPYPSITQALEAVAKEQAHFAVVPVENSIEGSVTMTLDALWRLDTLKIQHAIVLPINHALLSIAERLDEIQTVYSHPQALAQCQNWLDRNLPNVQLIAANSTTEALQHLGEDQTIAAISSQRAAQLYSLPILASPINDHPENCTRFLVLSLDQSPGGSRTSLAFSVSANKPGVLMKPLQIFAERGINLSRIESRPTKRSLGDYVFFVDLEADTRQDAIQAALDELTTCTETLKVFGSYSVLPSS